One Alphaproteobacteria bacterium DNA segment encodes these proteins:
- a CDS encoding FAD/NAD(P)-binding protein gives MNVAMQQLADPMDIRPFRIEKIRKELADTFTMELVPEGGGSFAFKPGQFNMLYTFGAGEVPISISGDPADPSKLVHTIRRVGSITQAIGNLSEGMAVGVRGPFGTPWPVEEAFGSDLVILAGGLGLAPLRPAIYMALANRHRFGKVVLLYGSRSPAEILFPKELEKWRGRFDTKVRVTVDRAEPGWGGHVGVVTKLVTGAGFDPMHTVAFVCGPEIMMRYGIQALEQAGIDSSSIYVSMERNMKCGIGLCGHCQWGAPFVCKDGPVFRFDEVADAFKVREL, from the coding sequence ATGAACGTTGCCATGCAACAACTGGCCGATCCCATGGACATCCGGCCCTTCCGCATCGAAAAGATACGCAAGGAACTGGCTGATACCTTCACCATGGAACTGGTGCCCGAGGGCGGCGGAAGTTTTGCCTTCAAGCCCGGACAGTTCAATATGCTTTACACTTTCGGCGCGGGTGAGGTGCCGATCAGCATTTCCGGCGATCCCGCCGATCCGTCGAAGCTGGTCCACACCATCAGGCGCGTTGGCTCCATCACCCAGGCCATCGGCAATCTGTCAGAGGGCATGGCGGTCGGCGTGCGCGGCCCCTTCGGAACGCCCTGGCCGGTCGAGGAAGCCTTCGGCTCGGATCTGGTGATCCTGGCCGGCGGTTTGGGTCTCGCCCCCTTGCGCCCCGCCATCTATATGGCGCTGGCCAATCGTCATCGCTTCGGCAAGGTCGTGCTGTTGTACGGTTCCCGTTCGCCTGCGGAAATCCTGTTCCCCAAGGAACTGGAAAAGTGGCGCGGCCGTTTCGACACCAAGGTGCGTGTGACCGTGGATCGGGCCGAACCGGGCTGGGGCGGCCATGTCGGCGTTGTGACCAAGCTGGTGACCGGCGCCGGTTTCGATCCCATGCATACCGTTGCCTTCGTTTGCGGTCCCGAGATCATGATGCGCTATGGCATTCAGGCGCTTGAACAGGCGGGCATCGATTCCTCGTCGATCTATGTTTCGATGGAGCGCAACATGAAATGCGGCATCGGCCTTTGCGGCCATTGTCAGTGGGGCGCCCCCTTCGTCTGCAAGGACGGACCGGTGTTTCGCTTCGACGAAGTGGCGGACGCCTTCAAGGTGCGGGAGCTGTAG
- a CDS encoding diguanylate cyclase, protein MIRLQELRPYISELLHHFLAAFLPFSLSLIVFLVVYSWVERSNNLTALYRSEAIRIESARNATQALLNETATDITLLTSDQALFDWLERPSVATLGELNNHFLLVARTKRLYDQIRLLSMEGKELVRVNFGFGQPHVVPAMELQDKSQRYYFQESVNLARGKVFLSPMDLNVENGEIERPLKPTIRLATPVFDRQGNRRAVLVVNYLAQNLLNKLREASFGIQGELMLVNGDGFWLLSPRPDEEWGFQLEGGKRFSNLHKQAWDRMKAGQVQVSTSQGLYSSALLQPSFLGDKDQGNAVISTGGISGANYVWRLISHIPEDRLASLVQRNFELHAAYGFALLLIAVLSLSYAAMRVARIRSDERLKQAAKVMEVTHDAVLILDPKRHILSANQSASNITGYLPGELTGLGERSLRAHQEETEREEAIWKQVDDQGQWQGEIWNRRKGGEAFPAFVTIGRITDHRGRLQNYIEIFADITDRKLEEQALLKLAHHDPLTGLPNRALFMDRLEVAMATAKRTGQKAAVLFIDLDKFKPVNDELGHEAGDILLCEIAKRLQDALREADTVARFGGDEFVVLLPGVEHDHDALSVATILIERVKEDIQVKGHICQVGCSIGVGLYPSDAEDAARLVEQADQAMYRAKQSGSGVIRMAGRELPDHPVPVRRYLKPVN, encoded by the coding sequence ATGATCAGGCTTCAGGAATTGCGGCCTTATATCTCAGAATTGCTGCACCATTTTTTAGCGGCCTTCCTCCCCTTTTCCCTTTCCCTTATCGTTTTCCTTGTCGTCTATTCATGGGTTGAACGATCCAACAACCTGACGGCGCTTTACAGAAGCGAGGCGATTCGCATCGAATCGGCCAGAAACGCAACCCAGGCCTTACTAAATGAAACCGCCACCGACATTACCCTTCTGACCAGCGATCAAGCGCTGTTCGACTGGTTGGAACGCCCCTCTGTGGCGACGCTTGGCGAGTTGAACAACCACTTCCTGCTGGTGGCCCGCACCAAGCGCCTGTACGACCAGATTCGCCTGCTGTCCATGGAAGGCAAGGAGTTGGTTCGGGTTAATTTCGGCTTCGGCCAGCCGCATGTCGTCCCGGCGATGGAACTGCAGGACAAATCCCAGCGCTATTACTTCCAGGAAAGCGTCAATCTGGCCCGCGGCAAGGTGTTCCTTTCGCCCATGGACTTGAATGTCGAGAATGGCGAGATCGAACGCCCCTTAAAACCCACGATCCGTTTGGCGACCCCCGTTTTCGACCGCCAGGGCAACCGCAGGGCGGTGCTGGTCGTCAATTATCTGGCCCAAAATCTCCTGAACAAACTGCGCGAGGCTTCTTTTGGCATCCAAGGCGAGTTGATGCTGGTGAATGGCGACGGCTTTTGGCTGCTCAGCCCGCGCCCGGATGAGGAATGGGGCTTTCAACTGGAGGGCGGCAAACGTTTCAGCAACCTGCACAAGCAGGCCTGGGACAGGATGAAAGCGGGGCAGGTTCAGGTCAGCACCAGTCAGGGGCTGTACAGCTCCGCACTCTTGCAGCCGTCCTTTCTTGGCGACAAGGATCAAGGCAACGCCGTGATTTCCACAGGTGGCATTTCTGGAGCCAATTACGTATGGCGGCTGATATCGCACATTCCGGAAGATCGGCTGGCCAGCCTTGTCCAGCGCAATTTCGAACTGCACGCCGCCTATGGTTTCGCCCTGCTGCTGATCGCCGTGCTTTCGCTCAGCTATGCTGCGATGCGGGTGGCGCGCATTCGTTCCGACGAACGTCTGAAGCAAGCCGCCAAGGTCATGGAAGTCACGCACGACGCCGTGCTGATCCTTGATCCCAAGCGGCATATCCTGTCGGCCAACCAATCCGCTTCCAACATTACCGGCTATCTGCCCGGCGAGTTGACAGGCCTAGGCGAGCGGTCATTAAGGGCGCATCAGGAAGAGACGGAACGCGAGGAGGCGATCTGGAAGCAGGTAGACGATCAGGGGCAATGGCAAGGCGAAATCTGGAACCGGCGCAAGGGCGGCGAGGCCTTTCCGGCCTTCGTCACCATCGGGCGCATCACGGACCACCGGGGGCGGCTGCAAAACTATATCGAGATTTTCGCCGACATCACCGACCGCAAGTTGGAAGAGCAGGCCCTGCTGAAACTGGCCCATCACGATCCCCTGACCGGCTTGCCCAACCGCGCTTTGTTCATGGACCGGCTGGAGGTTGCCATGGCCACCGCCAAACGTACGGGGCAGAAAGCCGCCGTTCTCTTCATCGACCTGGACAAGTTCAAGCCGGTCAATGACGAATTGGGCCATGAGGCGGGCGACATCCTGTTATGCGAAATCGCCAAGAGATTGCAAGACGCCTTGCGGGAGGCCGATACCGTGGCGCGTTTCGGCGGCGACGAATTCGTGGTGCTGCTGCCGGGCGTCGAGCATGACCATGACGCGCTTTCGGTGGCGACCATCCTGATCGAACGGGTCAAGGAGGATATCCAGGTCAAGGGCCATATATGCCAAGTGGGATGCAGCATCGGCGTTGGCTTGTATCCCAGCGACGCCGAGGACGCGGCGCGTCTGGTGGAGCAGGCGGATCAGGCCATGTACCGCGCCAAACAGTCAGGATCCGGGGTTATCCGCATGGCGGGGCGCGAATTGCCCGATCACCCGGTTCCGGTCAGAAGATATCTAAAGCCAGTCAATTGA
- a CDS encoding 4Fe-4S dicluster domain-containing protein codes for MPDRQAVIDRNDLGTLFTLLADEGYQTIGPKLYDGAIVYAPISSPEELPKGIGDEEEGGHYRLTQRGDAKLFGHTKPVQGLKAHLYPARQKLWSAEKAGHGFRVVKDAAPQPRYAFIGVRACELSAMLVQDRVFEGGPYVDKGYAERRKNCLIVLVTCDHAGNACFCASQGTGPDAAEGYDLKLAEVVDGARHVFVAEAGSDKGRAILSKLAKQDAQAGDLKAAAANLEAAAKGQKRAMIAGVAELLAAKLESPHWEDVAKRCMSCGNCTMVCPTCFCSTMEDATDLSGLRAERTRKWGSCFSIDYSYIHGGPVRNTAGARYRQWMTHKLSHWVEQFGVSGCVGCGRCIIWCPVGIDITAEAKAIERGA; via the coding sequence ATGCCGGACCGTCAGGCCGTTATAGATCGCAATGATCTCGGCACGTTATTCACGCTTCTGGCCGATGAGGGCTATCAGACGATCGGCCCCAAGCTGTATGACGGCGCCATCGTCTACGCCCCCATTTCATCGCCAGAAGAATTGCCGAAAGGGATTGGAGACGAGGAGGAAGGCGGTCATTACCGTCTGACCCAGCGTGGCGACGCCAAGCTGTTTGGCCACACAAAACCCGTGCAGGGATTGAAGGCGCATCTGTATCCAGCGCGCCAGAAACTATGGTCGGCGGAAAAGGCCGGTCACGGCTTTCGCGTGGTCAAGGATGCGGCCCCGCAGCCCCGTTACGCCTTCATCGGCGTGCGCGCCTGCGAATTGTCGGCCATGCTGGTGCAAGACCGGGTGTTCGAGGGCGGCCCCTATGTCGATAAGGGCTATGCCGAGCGCCGCAAGAACTGCCTGATCGTCCTGGTCACCTGCGATCATGCGGGCAATGCCTGTTTTTGCGCTTCGCAGGGCACGGGACCGGACGCTGCTGAAGGATACGATCTCAAGCTGGCGGAAGTCGTCGATGGTGCCCGCCATGTTTTCGTGGCCGAGGCGGGCAGCGACAAGGGCCGCGCCATTCTGTCCAAGCTGGCCAAGCAAGACGCCCAGGCAGGCGATCTCAAGGCCGCTGCGGCAAATCTCGAAGCCGCCGCCAAGGGACAGAAGCGGGCCATGATCGCAGGCGTGGCCGAGCTTTTGGCGGCCAAGCTGGAAAGCCCGCATTGGGAAGACGTGGCCAAGCGCTGCATGTCTTGCGGCAATTGCACCATGGTTTGCCCCACCTGTTTTTGCTCGACCATGGAGGATGCGACCGATCTTTCAGGCCTGAGGGCCGAGCGGACGCGCAAATGGGGCAGCTGCTTTAGCATCGATTATTCCTACATCCATGGCGGGCCGGTGCGAAATACCGCCGGGGCGCGCTATCGACAATGGATGACACATAAACTTTCCCATTGGGTTGAGCAGTTCGGCGTTTCGGGCTGCGTTGGATGCGGGCGTTGCATCATCTGGTGCCCGGTGGGAATCGACATCACGGCCGAAGCCAAGGCCATCGAGAGGGGAGCGTAA
- a CDS encoding cyclic nucleotide-binding domain-containing protein: MVQVDNLGRVLEEHPFAQGLEPALKELMIGCAANERFEAGQFLFREGGDAKKFYLVRSGVVAVEVHAPGRQALTVETVDDGGVLGWSWLVPPHKWTFDARAQTLVRALSFDTTCLMRKMDSDPILGYQVLKRFVPVMAHRLHAARMQMFDLYGPGKKG; encoded by the coding sequence ATGGTGCAGGTGGACAATCTGGGCCGCGTCCTGGAAGAACATCCCTTTGCCCAGGGGCTGGAGCCGGCGCTGAAGGAACTGATGATCGGCTGCGCCGCCAATGAGCGGTTCGAGGCGGGGCAGTTCCTGTTCCGCGAAGGCGGCGACGCCAAGAAATTCTATCTCGTCCGTTCGGGCGTGGTGGCGGTCGAGGTGCATGCGCCCGGGCGTCAGGCACTGACCGTCGAAACGGTGGACGATGGCGGCGTTCTGGGCTGGTCGTGGCTGGTGCCGCCCCACAAATGGACCTTCGACGCCAGGGCGCAGACCTTGGTGCGCGCCCTGTCCTTCGACACCACCTGCCTGATGCGCAAAATGGATAGCGATCCGATCCTGGGCTATCAGGTCTTGAAGCGTTTCGTGCCCGTGATGGCGCATCGTCTGCACGCGGCCCGCATGCAGATGTTCGATCTTTACGGCCCGGGCAAGAAGGGGTGA